One part of the Amphiura filiformis chromosome 5, Afil_fr2py, whole genome shotgun sequence genome encodes these proteins:
- the LOC140151669 gene encoding uncharacterized protein codes for MEQPVFQGLNSNYRLKNSWAKSFNNVEPVKIKLNLVSSFRNKKKKRSSSNQTTGSYAVQKQNSHGYYVPVLKSLQALLCCPSVSKHILTHNVADFGKEECMTDVFDGEYFQSDPYLRKNPGALVFALYSDDFEVANPIGHHRKTHKLTSFYYVLLNIPPYLRTKLEAIQLVAMVKTTDVKKHGLSKILKNFIKSMQKLQNGVYMATHSPTGASQKTLIRGKLGFVLGDVPAAHLLGGFKESVGHAHKPCQSCEITKEELRNNSVTVPSAPRDEDEHLERCDVLNTEMSQSTRDYWSKMYGVTRRSELLDVPHFMATKCILHDPMHILLEGIVPQETKRLLVHCVENRYFTIEKLNSIIRNFEYTYDERKDKPVEVSWQNVQSNTKFNQTAQSMKNLLVLLPFLLKHHNGLRHQDPKSEQV; via the coding sequence ATGGAGCAGCCAGTTTTTCAAGGGCTGAACTCCAACTACCGCTTGAAAAACAGTTGGGCAAAAAGTTTCAACAATGTTGAGCCAGTGAAGATAAAACTGAATTTGGTGTCTTCcttcagaaataaaaaaaaaaaaagaagcagcaGCAATCAAACAACTGGATCATATGctgtacaaaaacaaaattcacatGGCTATTATGTACCAGTCTTAAAGTCCTTGCAGGCGTTGTTATGCTGCCCATCAGTTAGTAAGCACATTTTAACTCATAATGTTGCTGACTTCGGGAAGGAAGAATGTATGACAGACGTGTTTGATGGTGAATATTTTCAGTCAGATCCTTATTTGAGGAAGAATCCAGGAGCACTTGTGTTTGCGCTTTATAGTGATGACTTTGAGGTAGCTAATCCAATTGGTCATCACAGAAAAACTCACAAATTGACTTCCTTCTACTATGTTTTATTGAATATTCCTCCTTACCTACGAACAAAACTAGAAGCTATTCAACTTGTTGCTATGGTTAAAACAACAGATGTGAAGAAACATGGACTaagcaaaatcttgaaaaatttcataaaatcgATGCAAAAATTACAGAATGGAGTGTACATGGCAACACATTCTCCAACAGGTGCTAGCCAAAAGACACTGATTAGGGGGAAGTTGGGTTTTGTTTTGGGTGATGTTCCAGCTGCACATTTGTTAGGTGGATTCAAGGAAAGCGTTGGTCATGCGCATAAGCCATGTCAGTCATGTGAAATCACTAAAGAGGAACTAAGAAATAACTCGGTTACAGTACCATCGGCTCCAAGGGATGAAGATGAACATCTGGAGAGGTGTGACGTCCTAAATACTGAAATGAGTCAATCGACAAGAGACTACTGGTCTAAGATGTATGGTGTTACTAGACGATCAGAATTGTTGGATGTCCCACACTTCATGGCAACAAAATGTATTCTGCATGACCCCATGCATATTCTACTAGAGGGCATAGTTCCACAAGAGACCAAGCGATTACTAGTTCATTGTGTTGAGAATAGATACTTTACAATTGAAAAACTGAACAGCATTATCAGAAACTTTGAATACACATATGATGAGAGAAAAGATAAACCTGTTGAAGTTTCTTGGCAGAATGTGCAATCGAATACTAAATTTAACCAAACAGCTCAGTCAATGAAAAACCTTCTTGTTCTCCTTCCTTTCCTtttaaagcatcataacgggctgcgccatcaagatcccaagtccgaacaagtttga
- the LOC140152079 gene encoding uncharacterized protein, whose translation MATFEEFLPDSVVRILIDNEVDATIFPSLTSEDLHHMFPGKVGIVRKVLLVVKLFQGSVEDPDPIHVGLEDAAGNQADGDQGVQVDGGDQGDQADGEQGDQAGVDQGDQADGDQGNQADGDQGNQADGDQGNQADGDQGNQADGDRANAENLALTGLFTTPNTWPNYSDRVLGALKSGNILPDWDIFIMETAYFILRHSDIRNAGDYNEVGRLVSTRWPCINFSEHGKNPWNLFVKKLSQKIRNIRWQRKRKADDEGSTDQRLKRAKRVAVANPDNGRNIIETCSFSFMMSNSFIQFVFQM comes from the exons ATGGCAACGTTTGAAGAGTTCTTACCTGATTCTGTTGTCAGGATTTTAATTG ATAATGAAGTTGATGCAACAATCTTTCCTAGTCTGACATCTGAAGACCTTCATCATATGTTTCCTGGCAAGGTGGGAATTGTAAGGAAGGTTTTGTTG GTTGTCAAATTATTTCAAGGATCCGTGGAAGACCCTGACCCCATACATGTAGGTCTAGAAGATGCCGCTGGaaaccaggctgatggtgaccaAGGCGTCCAGGTTGATGGTGGTGACCAAGGCGATCAGGCTGATGGTGAACAAGGTGACCAGGCTGGTGTTGACCAAGGtgaccaggctgatggtgaccaAGGcaaccaggctgatggtgaccaAGGcaaccaggctgatggtgaccaAGGcaaccaggctgatggtgaccaAGGcaaccaggctgatggtgacaggGCAAATGCAGAAAACCTTG CTCTGACCGGCCTGTTTACAACCCCCAACACTTGGCCCAACTATTCAGATCGGGTACTTGGAGCGTTGAAATCAGGAAATATACTTCCTGATTGGGATATATTTATTATGGAAACTGCGTATTTCATTTTGCGTCATTCTGACATTCGCAATGCTGGCGACTATAATGAAGTGGGGAGGTTGGTGAGCACTAGGTGGCCTTGCATCAATTTTTCAGAGCACGGCAAGAATCCATGG AATCTATTTGTGAAGAAATTGTCACAAAAAATAAGGAACATCAGATGGCAACGCAAAAGAAAAGCAGATGATGAAGGATCTACAGACCAAAGACTCAAAAGAGCCAAACGAGTGGCAGTGGCTAATCCAGATAACGGTAGGAATATTATTGAGACATGTTCATTTTCATTCATGATGAGCAATTCATTTATACAATTTGTTTTCCAAATGTGA